The Brassica napus cultivar Da-Ae chromosome C7, Da-Ae, whole genome shotgun sequence genomic interval TGTTCCTTTGGTCAGCTAAATAAAAATGctgttttaaaatatgttgCTATATATAGGACTATAGATAGTTTGAAGAGATTATATTCTTGTATTTCTCGGGTAGAGATAGTTAGAGAtatgttttacaaatttataactttaaattGGGAGTTTACCGTTTATAAAGAGAGGTTTTccatttgataaaaaaagagagagaggttttCCATAGGAATCTCAACGGACACTATTTGTCCAGGCCCATTTGGCTCGACCCAATTAAGCTCGGCCTATCACGAGGAGGAGAGAAtaaaccagagagagagagagagagggtcaCAGACTCACAGCCAGCCAGCACTAGGCGCACTGTAGCTAAACGAGAGCACCTGGCATACTCAGTTCTCGCGTGTGCTCACGCGCCGACGCAAAACTCATCGGCCGCCGCTGGCATTGCCTCTACAGCCGTTCTCGTTCGTTTTCCACCGGCCACGGGTTCTCTACCAAGCAGTCAAAACCCTCGCCTTCCAGCTTgcactaaaccctaaccctctCCACATTTCGTAAGTTTTTGTTAAATTCGGGCGATCGTCTTTTATTTTGAGTATccgaaaacaaaatttttgtggtcttgaaaagaaaaatcgtttttaGGGTTTCGTTGTGGGGGTTATACTTAGTTTATGTGTTTAGCTCTGTCTTTAGCTTTTGTTTCTTTAGTAAGTTTAGAAGTTACAATTTCTCTAACTTTGTGTGTTGTTGCAGAAACTAAACAATGGCACCAAATGCGCATATCAAAAAAGCAATTACAGCTATGAAGGCTCTTGGAATAGAGGAAGCGCAGATAAAGCCCGTCTTGAAAAACCTTCTCGTCCTTTACGATAAGAAGTGGGACTTGATAGCCGAGGACAACTACAGGGCACTCGCTGATGCTATCTTCGAGACCCAAGAGACTCAGGTCTCTTTCTTCCCACTTTTGATTCACTCattgtttctttctctctacttATATATCTCACCTTGAcattctatatattaatttataacacaTGAAAGGCCATTGAAGAGAAAAAAGGAAAGGAGAAGAAGGCCAACGACGAAGCTGAAGGCAGCGTATGTTCTTTCCTCACAATCTACCCTTTTTTTTAGTTCAAAgactgtattttttttaatctttgtatTTCTTATCATTGTTCGCTTTGTTGTTGATCAAATCTTTCAGGCTGCAGAAGTTGACAGAGGAAAGAGGAAGGCGAATGAAGAAGTATGCAAActgaatatcttttttttttttgttagagtAATGTTTCTTCATGTTCTTGCATTTATTCAGTTTCTGTCATTTCAGTCTGACGATGAAGATGCCTTGGATGAGCCCGAACGCCCTTTAAAGAGGCTGCGGCGCAGAGGTGGGGAAGTTGTCTCTACTTCGGCTTCAAACAGTCCCAGCTTGGGCAGTCCCTGTTTAAATGAGACTACAACTCATCATGACCAAGAAACTGCGCTTGTCTCATTGCCATTTCATCCCAAGCCAACCGAAAATGACCCTGATGCTGCTGGTGCGCTCGTTATGCCAAAAGGCGAGCCCTTTACAGATATTCCTTCCACTTCTACTCATCAAGGTACTTCTTGATTAATTACGAACGACTAACTAAATCTTCCTTTCATTGCTTATATTTGTTGTGATGAAGCTATTTATTTCTAAACTGATACGTGTCTTGTATGTTATCTCTTCAGATTCCTTAGAAAATGGGAACTCTCCAGCTCCCATGCCTGAGACGGAGGAAACAAATGGACGTGTGGAAGAGCCGCATGGGTCAACAGCAGCTACTGTCGACGTTCCTACAACAACTATTAAGAGTGCTAGTGAGCACACGGTGGCTACAACCCCAGAAGGATCTTCAACACTTGAATTAGCTTCTTCTGCAACCGGTCAAGTGAAGATTAATCTGAGTTTTGCTCCTGCAACTGGAGGATCCAGTCTGCATGCACCTTCTATGGATGAACTACGAAGAGCAATGGAGGATGTGTGTCTCCGGCAATACAAAATCCTTGACCCTAACTTTTCTGTAACTCGTTTTCTGAACGACATCGCTAGCTCCTACCTGGAACTGGCTACGAAGGCAGAACAACCAGCCAACCAGTCTCCAGAAAACTTGCCGTCTCTTACCACAAATGTTGACGCATTGAAGAAATCTGCAGCAGCGATGGCTTTTACTGCTGAGGGCCGTAATGACCTGGCAGCAAAGGTGATGAAATCAGCCAACCAATCGCCAGAAAGCTTGCGAACGACGAAGGTTGATGTATTAAGCAAATCTGCCACTGCAACTACGGCTAATACTTCTACGGACAGAAATGGTCATGTGCGTGACGATGAAAACAGTGGAGTTGGTGAATCCACGGGTTTGGTGGTTGTTCCCGAGTGCCATATTTCTGCGGATGAGTTAAGAATGATCAGCAGCGTCATTGACATCACTTTTGGAAAAGAAACTGTTGAGATTCCTTGGGTGAATGAAGTCAATTCCAAGGTCCCTTCACCTTTTCGATACATGACCCAAAGCCTTGTGTATCTAGATGCTGAAGTGAAGTTTTCACTTGGGAACATCAAGGACCAATGCTGCTCCTCTTGTTGTGGAGATTGCTTGTCTCCAGCAATGGCATGCAGTTGTGCAACTGCGCCTGGTGGCTTTGCATACACAAAAGATGGCCTCCTGCAGAATGATTTCCTGGAAGAGTGTATCTCCGAGGCCCGTAATCCGCAGAAACAGGTGGTGCAGTATTGCAAAGAATGTCCATTAGAGATTGCCAAAAACGAGGAGACTTTGGAACCGTGCAAGGGACATCTAAAGAGGAAGGCCATCAGAGAATGTTGGATCAATTGCGGCTGTACTAAGAAGTGTGGCAACCAAGTCGTCCAGCATGGCCTTCACACTAAGCTGCAGGTTCTTCATTCACCTTACCAAATTTATTTTGCTAAGTGGTTCTGATTATAACACCTAACAGAATTGATTATACTTTGTTTATGCATATCAGAAAAATCTGAACAAAACAATTTACTTTCACTCCTTGAATCAGGTGTTTTTCACGTCCAATGGGAGAGGTTGGGGACTTAGGACTCTAGAAAAGCTGCCGAAGGGAGCATTTGTCTGTGAGCTTGCTGGAGAGATATTGACCATTTCAGAGTTGGTCCAACGCAGCAGCTCGGAGAAACTTACTTCTCCGGTAATACTGGATGCACACTGGGGTTCTGAAGAAGTCTCAGGTGTCAACAGAGCTCTTTGTCTTGACGGAACGCACTACGGAAATATCTCCAGGTTTATCAATCACAGGTACAAGGATTTTTTACGAGTACAACTTCTTTAAATGAGTTTGAATCATTTGGTTTTGGCCATTTTCGAAATGACTAGCTTAGCTTTAGAAACTCGTTTGGTGAAGTTATAATTGGTTTTCTTCTCATTTCATTACTTCCCTGTTCAGATGCGTGGATGCAAATTTGATTGAGATTCCAGTTCATGTGGAGAATATGGACTTGCACTACTATCATGTATGAAACAATCCCTTGTCTCAGTTGTAATGTTGAAACTATAAAATGGGAAGCTAAtctgtgttcttttttttttctcagcttGGGCTCTTCACAACAAGAGATATCGAGGCCATGGAGGAACTTACCTGGGTGTGTTAAAGTTTCTCCACCCACACTTGGacggatttgtttttttaagaaattttcacAAGTTCGGGTTCAAGTTATTCTTATTGTTTTGAATCTCTCTGAGAAGTGTTGGACTTAAATCTGCAGGATTATGGCGTGGAGTTCAACGATCAGGTGTATCCCACGCGTCCGTTCCATTGTCGATGTGGTAGCGAGTTCTGTCGGAACGTTAAGCGGAGCAGCAGTGAGTAATCTCTTTCCTTAGTTTGACTGTTAAATGTTTTCTTTGGGGTTCGATACATGAACTCTTTGACTTTTGTTGTAACTAACAATCAAATTCTCTGATGGTGCAGAAAGCAAGAAGTCGAAGAAGAGAGCATGAGAGCTCCCAGTGTTAGTTTTTGAAGATGTGTGATGGTCCAATCTCTCTTTTGTGAATGTATTGACAAAATTTCCCCAAAACTTTTGTTGTCAATCCGACAAAGCAAATATGCAAAAACGGTTGGTGGGTCCATCCATCTTAGGGGTTAGATTAATCGGAGGATGATGCTTTTGTCTTTAATATTTTGTGATAACAAGCTTTTGTGTATACCTTAACTTAGGTTCTAATGGTACCATATATAATCTCTCTGTTTTTATATGATCATGGCTTTGGTTTGACCTTAAAACATGTCTACTTCAATTCATGTTTTAGAAGAGACTCTTTAGTTAAAATGGCTACGACTTTGGTTTAACATTATAAACATGTCTTTATTAATACACAA includes:
- the LOC106357585 gene encoding probable inactive histone-lysine N-methyltransferase SUVR2; the protein is MAPNAHIKKAITAMKALGIEEAQIKPVLKNLLVLYDKKWDLIAEDNYRALADAIFETQETQAIEEKKGKEKKANDEAEGSAAEVDRGKRKANEESDDEDALDEPERPLKRLRRRGGEVVSTSASNSPSLGSPCLNETTTHHDQETALVSLPFHPKPTENDPDAAGALVMPKGEPFTDIPSTSTHQDSLENGNSPAPMPETEETNGRVEEPHGSTAATVDVPTTTIKSASEHTVATTPEGSSTLELASSATGQVKINLSFAPATGGSSLHAPSMDELRRAMEDVCLRQYKILDPNFSVTRFLNDIASSYLELATKAEQPANQSPENLPSLTTNVDALKKSAAAMAFTAEGRNDLAAKVMKSANQSPESLRTTKVDVLSKSATATTANTSTDRNGHVRDDENSGVGESTGLVVVPECHISADELRMISSVIDITFGKETVEIPWVNEVNSKVPSPFRYMTQSLVYLDAEVKFSLGNIKDQCCSSCCGDCLSPAMACSCATAPGGFAYTKDGLLQNDFLEECISEARNPQKQVVQYCKECPLEIAKNEETLEPCKGHLKRKAIRECWINCGCTKKCGNQVVQHGLHTKLQVFFTSNGRGWGLRTLEKLPKGAFVCELAGEILTISELVQRSSSEKLTSPVILDAHWGSEEVSGVNRALCLDGTHYGNISRFINHRCVDANLIEIPVHVENMDLHYYHLGLFTTRDIEAMEELTWDYGVEFNDQVYPTRPFHCRCGSEFCRNVKRSSKSKKSKKRA